The proteins below come from a single Rhizobium tropici CIAT 899 genomic window:
- a CDS encoding RES family NAD+ phosphorylase, which yields MSLPIWTPAALSSEARAISGQYWRLVESQHQVSTLKLVDTLEEQALLESILEESKPVLPPECAGLDYLLATPFRYGAIYPHGSRFRRAGRTLGVFYASEQVETALAEMSFYRLLFFRDSPDTPLPTNAAEYTAFAAAITTKAAIDLTASPLDRDRQLWTDPINYEACQSLAEAARTGGIEAILYRSVRDPRGGMNIALLTARGFSAHEPVERQTWRIRLSRVGVQALCEFPRRRIGFERQDFEGDPRLSEAQFKAE from the coding sequence ATGTCCTTGCCTATCTGGACGCCCGCCGCGCTCTCGTCTGAGGCAAGGGCTATTTCCGGCCAATATTGGCGGCTGGTGGAATCGCAGCATCAGGTCTCGACGCTGAAGCTCGTCGATACGTTGGAGGAGCAGGCGCTTCTCGAAAGCATCCTCGAGGAAAGCAAGCCGGTTCTGCCGCCTGAATGCGCCGGGCTTGACTATCTCCTTGCCACCCCCTTTCGCTATGGGGCGATCTATCCCCACGGTTCCCGTTTTCGACGCGCCGGCCGCACGCTTGGAGTCTTCTATGCCTCGGAGCAGGTGGAGACGGCCCTGGCTGAAATGAGCTTCTATCGGCTGCTCTTCTTCCGTGATTCCCCCGATACGCCGTTGCCCACCAATGCCGCCGAATATACCGCCTTTGCTGCTGCGATTACGACGAAGGCGGCGATCGATCTGACCGCGTCTCCCTTGGATCGCGATCGGCAACTGTGGACCGATCCGATCAACTACGAGGCCTGCCAATCACTTGCAGAGGCGGCGCGAACCGGCGGCATCGAGGCCATCCTCTATCGTTCCGTCCGAGATCCTCGCGGGGGCATGAACATAGCGCTGCTCACGGCTAGGGGCTTCTCTGCCCATGAACCCGTCGAACGCCAGACCTGGCGCATCCGGCTGTCGCGTGTCGGCGTACAGGCGCTGTGCGAATTCCCACGCCGCCGCATCGGCTTCGAAAGACAGGATTTCGAGGGCGATCCACGGCTATCTGAGGCGCAATTCAAAGCAGAATAG
- a CDS encoding organic hydroperoxide resistance protein → MPILYTTKASATGGRAGHAVSENGVLDVTLTVPKELGGDGATGTNPEQLFAAGYSACFLGALKFVAGQQKVKIPEDAKVTATVGVGPRADGTGFGIEVSLAVHIPGLDKAEAEKLAAAAHIVCPYSHALRTSTEVPVTVV, encoded by the coding sequence ATGCCTATTCTCTATACGACCAAAGCTTCCGCCACCGGTGGCCGCGCCGGCCATGCAGTTTCCGAAAATGGCGTCCTTGACGTTACTCTTACTGTTCCTAAGGAGCTTGGCGGTGATGGCGCCACCGGCACCAATCCTGAGCAGCTCTTTGCAGCCGGCTATTCCGCCTGCTTCCTCGGCGCTTTGAAATTTGTCGCAGGCCAGCAGAAGGTCAAGATTCCGGAAGATGCAAAGGTCACGGCGACTGTCGGCGTCGGTCCCCGCGCGGATGGCACCGGCTTCGGTATCGAAGTTTCGCTGGCCGTCCATATTCCCGGCCTGGACAAGGCCGAAGCTGAAAAGCTCGCCGCCGCCGCCCATATCGTATGCCCCTATAGCCACGCCCTGCGCACCTCGACCGAAGTGCCCGTTACTGTTGTCTGA
- a CDS encoding L,D-transpeptidase: MVDLLPVSYRLLALASLAALSACSIIPDTGATDPDRFVQETTPVFYRPEGIEPNRVKRLPVQPVPQARDLFQTQFHQTYGLPTFNPVHQAMYAQRSEDDFTLPAIPYKRIDTRFLRQEVDYQTKERPGTIVVDTRDHFLYFVEPGGKAMRYGVGLGAAGYAWHGRGVIQWKQKWPRWTPPAEMVARDPQIRPLSAERGGMNPGPTNPLGARALYIYQGGRDTLYRVHGTPDWQSIGKAASSGCVRMLNQDVMDLYNRVPEKAEIVVL, from the coding sequence ATGGTCGATCTGCTGCCCGTTTCCTATCGCCTGCTCGCTCTTGCCTCTCTGGCAGCATTGTCCGCCTGCAGCATCATTCCTGACACGGGCGCCACCGACCCGGATCGTTTCGTGCAGGAAACCACGCCGGTCTTCTATCGTCCCGAGGGTATCGAGCCGAACAGGGTAAAACGCCTGCCGGTGCAGCCCGTGCCGCAGGCGCGCGATCTCTTCCAGACGCAATTCCATCAGACCTATGGTCTGCCGACCTTCAATCCGGTGCATCAGGCCATGTATGCACAGCGCAGCGAGGATGATTTCACGCTGCCGGCCATCCCGTATAAGCGCATCGACACGCGCTTCCTGCGGCAGGAAGTGGATTACCAGACCAAGGAGCGCCCCGGCACCATCGTTGTCGATACGCGCGACCATTTCCTGTATTTCGTCGAACCGGGCGGCAAGGCGATGCGCTATGGCGTCGGCCTGGGTGCTGCCGGTTATGCCTGGCATGGCAGGGGCGTGATCCAGTGGAAGCAGAAATGGCCGCGCTGGACGCCGCCAGCCGAAATGGTCGCGCGCGACCCGCAGATCAGGCCGCTATCGGCCGAGCGCGGCGGCATGAATCCCGGGCCGACGAATCCGCTCGGCGCACGTGCGCTCTACATCTATCAGGGCGGACGGGATACGCTTTACCGGGTTCACGGCACACCGGATTGGCAGTCTATCGGCAAGGCCGCATCCTCTGGATGCGTTCGTATGCTCAACCAGGACGTGATGGATCTCTACAATCGAGTGCCTGAAAAGGCGGAAATTGTCGTTCTGTAG
- a CDS encoding L,D-transpeptidase family protein yields MSLPSSLSRRNFLALAGLGAVSTLASCASTINSGPVVSPVQYTGSPRPFRTWFSSYDGEQPDPAVIYASVEDGGFIIPAVPYQQIDPRFYRQRVVDPTGEAPGSVIVNTTQRMLYVTEQGGTAMRYGIGVGREGFAWQGRGVIQWRKKWPRWNPPDEMVARQPELVKYSIANGGMDPGLKNPLGARALYIFEDKQDSLYRLHGNPDWRSIGKAVSSGCVRLLNQDVIDLYDRVPERAPILVTA; encoded by the coding sequence ATGAGCCTTCCTTCATCCTTATCCCGACGTAATTTCCTCGCTCTTGCTGGTCTCGGCGCTGTTTCGACGCTTGCCAGCTGTGCCTCCACCATCAATAGCGGCCCCGTCGTCAGCCCGGTTCAATATACCGGCTCGCCGAGGCCGTTCCGCACCTGGTTCTCCAGCTATGACGGCGAGCAACCCGATCCGGCCGTAATCTACGCTTCCGTCGAGGATGGCGGCTTCATCATTCCGGCGGTTCCCTACCAGCAGATCGATCCGCGCTTCTATCGTCAGCGGGTGGTCGACCCCACAGGCGAGGCACCCGGCAGCGTGATCGTCAACACTACCCAGCGCATGCTCTATGTCACCGAGCAAGGGGGCACGGCGATGCGCTACGGTATCGGCGTCGGCCGCGAAGGCTTTGCCTGGCAGGGCCGGGGCGTCATCCAGTGGCGCAAGAAATGGCCGCGCTGGAATCCGCCGGATGAAATGGTCGCCCGCCAGCCGGAACTCGTGAAATATTCCATCGCCAACGGCGGCATGGACCCGGGCCTGAAGAACCCGCTGGGCGCGCGTGCTCTCTATATTTTCGAGGATAAACAGGATTCGCTTTACCGCCTGCATGGCAACCCCGACTGGCGCTCCATCGGCAAGGCCGTTTCTTCCGGCTGCGTCCGTCTGCTGAACCAGGATGTCATCGATCTCTATGATCGCGTTCCAGAGCGGGCGCCGATCCTGGTCACGGCCTGA
- a CDS encoding MarR family winged helix-turn-helix transcriptional regulator gives MSNAVEIPFETTLLVRDTCLCLHVQRAARALARRFDEALRPFGLTNGQFSLMMSLNRPVPASMGSVTALLAIDQTTLTAALKPLERRGWVSIVPNPKDRRARLLSLTPSGKAALAAAAPIWKATHAALEERLPDGSGDRLRSDLAILL, from the coding sequence ATGTCAAACGCAGTCGAAATCCCCTTTGAAACCACGCTGTTAGTGCGCGACACCTGCCTATGCCTGCATGTTCAGCGAGCAGCGCGCGCTCTTGCCCGTCGCTTTGACGAGGCGTTACGGCCGTTCGGCCTTACCAACGGCCAGTTCTCCCTGATGATGTCCCTGAACCGGCCCGTGCCGGCATCCATGGGATCGGTCACGGCACTCCTGGCAATAGACCAGACGACGCTGACGGCGGCCTTAAAGCCGCTGGAACGGCGGGGATGGGTGAGCATCGTGCCCAATCCAAAAGATCGACGTGCCCGCCTGCTCAGCCTCACCCCATCCGGCAAGGCAGCACTCGCCGCCGCCGCGCCAATCTGGAAGGCGACGCACGCCGCGCTCGAAGAGCGACTGCCCGACGGCAGCGGTGACCGCCTGCGCAGCGATCTTGCTATTCTGCTTTGA
- a CDS encoding MbcA/ParS/Xre antitoxin family protein, which produces MIKTQAIGQTMPGEALVMTKAVVNAAERLGLNARVLAAIIGVSEATVSRMKRQDHLLERDSKPFELAVLLVRLFRSLDAIVGGDEAVARQWLRNGNIAFGAAPIDKIISISGLTDVLAYLDARRALV; this is translated from the coding sequence ATGATAAAAACCCAGGCAATAGGCCAGACGATGCCCGGCGAAGCACTCGTCATGACCAAGGCCGTCGTCAACGCTGCCGAAAGGCTGGGATTGAACGCCCGTGTCCTGGCGGCCATCATCGGCGTGTCGGAGGCGACGGTGTCGCGCATGAAGCGGCAGGATCATCTGCTAGAGCGCGATAGCAAGCCTTTCGAACTTGCCGTGCTTCTTGTTCGTCTCTTCCGTTCGCTCGACGCTATCGTCGGCGGCGACGAGGCTGTGGCGCGGCAATGGCTGCGTAACGGCAATATCGCCTTTGGTGCAGCGCCGATCGACAAGATCATCTCGATTTCTGGTTTGACCGATGTCCTTGCCTATCTGGACGCCCGCCGCGCTCTCGTCTGA
- a CDS encoding DUF899 domain-containing protein, with protein MNQVVSREVWLEARRQLLSREKEATHLRDRVNAERLALPWVKVEKDYVFDAPAGRKTLADLFDGRSQLIVYHFMLGPDWDAGCTGCSFLADHFDGTLPHLNHHDVTLVAVSRAPIEKIEAYKKRMGWGFPWVSSFANDFNFDYHVSFTKEQLAGEKVFYNFNDMNAADGNDELPGLSAFYKDEAGNIFHTYSSYARGGEEMIGTLMILDNAPKGRNEGHTMDFVRRHDEYQEAAKAGSCCH; from the coding sequence ATGAATCAGGTCGTTTCCAGGGAAGTGTGGCTGGAGGCCCGTCGTCAACTGCTCTCCAGGGAAAAGGAGGCCACGCATCTTCGCGATCGCGTCAATGCGGAACGCCTGGCCTTGCCTTGGGTAAAGGTCGAGAAGGACTATGTTTTCGACGCGCCGGCCGGCAGGAAGACGCTCGCCGATCTCTTCGACGGCCGCAGTCAGCTGATCGTCTATCATTTCATGCTCGGCCCGGATTGGGATGCCGGATGCACCGGCTGCTCCTTCCTTGCCGATCATTTCGATGGAACGCTTCCGCATCTCAACCATCACGATGTCACGCTGGTCGCGGTGTCCCGCGCGCCGATCGAAAAGATAGAGGCCTACAAGAAACGCATGGGCTGGGGTTTCCCCTGGGTGTCGTCCTTCGCCAACGATTTCAATTTCGACTATCACGTCTCTTTCACCAAAGAGCAGCTCGCCGGTGAAAAGGTGTTCTATAATTTCAACGATATGAACGCCGCCGACGGCAACGACGAGTTGCCTGGTCTCAGCGCCTTCTACAAGGATGAAGCCGGCAATATCTTCCACACCTATTCCAGCTATGCCCGCGGTGGCGAGGAAATGATCGGTACGCTGATGATCCTCGACAATGCGCCGAAGGGCCGGAATGAAGGCCACACGATGGATTTCGTGCGACGCCACGACGAATATCAGGAGGCGGCGAAGGCGGGCTCCTGCTGCCATTGA
- a CDS encoding VOC family protein, whose translation MAEKGYFVWYELMTTDMKAAEAFYTKVVGWDAADAGMPEVGMDYTLFSAGAGPVAGLMILPDEAKSMGTPPCWTGYIGVPNVDDATKTVVAKGGKTYREPADIPGVGRFSVVSDPYGAAFCLFTPLPGQDWEPPAPATPGYFGWHELYSNDGPKAFDFYSEMFGWELSSDFDMGPMGKYKIFRIGDRDFGGIMTKPAEMPMAAWNFYINVPAIDAAITRITEGGGRIVNGPMEVPGGSWIVQATDPQGAFFSLVAPVR comes from the coding sequence ATGGCAGAGAAGGGATATTTTGTCTGGTACGAGCTGATGACGACGGACATGAAGGCGGCGGAAGCCTTCTATACCAAAGTCGTCGGCTGGGATGCGGCGGATGCGGGCATGCCGGAAGTCGGCATGGACTATACGCTGTTCAGCGCCGGTGCAGGCCCCGTTGCCGGTTTGATGATCCTGCCTGACGAGGCGAAGTCGATGGGTACGCCGCCCTGCTGGACCGGCTATATCGGCGTTCCCAACGTCGATGATGCCACCAAGACCGTTGTCGCCAAGGGCGGCAAGACCTATCGCGAGCCGGCGGATATTCCGGGCGTCGGCCGATTTTCCGTCGTCTCCGATCCCTACGGCGCAGCCTTCTGCCTGTTCACCCCGCTGCCGGGCCAGGATTGGGAGCCGCCTGCTCCTGCGACGCCTGGCTATTTCGGCTGGCACGAGCTCTATTCCAACGACGGTCCGAAGGCCTTCGATTTCTATAGCGAGATGTTCGGCTGGGAGCTGAGCTCCGATTTCGACATGGGGCCGATGGGCAAGTACAAGATCTTCCGGATCGGCGATCGCGACTTCGGCGGCATCATGACCAAGCCCGCGGAAATGCCGATGGCTGCCTGGAACTTTTATATCAACGTCCCGGCGATCGACGCTGCAATCACCCGCATCACGGAAGGCGGCGGCAGGATCGTCAACGGCCCGATGGAGGTCCCCGGCGGCAGCTGGATCGTGCAGGCGACCGATCCGCAGGGGGCGTTCTTCTCGCTGGTAGCGCCGGTGCGCTGA